A window of the Streptomyces sp. NBC_01351 genome harbors these coding sequences:
- a CDS encoding VOC family protein: MLTAVDHVQLAAPPGSEDRLRAYYTHVLGMTEIPKPPALAARGGCWFAAGPVHLHLGVEEDFRPARKAHPGLRVTGIVEYASRLEERGATVVWDDNLPGHRRFYSEDPVGNRLEFLERHGPERQGLEADTLEPCA; the protein is encoded by the coding sequence GTGCTCACCGCCGTGGACCACGTCCAACTCGCCGCGCCGCCCGGGTCGGAGGACCGGCTCCGCGCCTACTACACGCACGTCCTCGGCATGACCGAGATCCCCAAACCGCCCGCCCTCGCCGCACGCGGCGGCTGCTGGTTCGCCGCCGGACCCGTACACCTGCACCTCGGCGTGGAGGAGGACTTCAGGCCCGCCCGCAAGGCCCATCCGGGGCTGCGGGTCACCGGCATCGTCGAGTACGCGAGCAGACTTGAGGAGCGGGGCGCCACGGTCGTCTGGGACGACAACCTGCCGGGCCACCGCCGCTTCTACTCCGAGGACCCCGTCGGCAACCGGCTCGAGTTCCTCGAACGACACGGCCCCGAACGACAAGGCCTGGAAGCGGACACCCTGGAACCCTGCGCCTAG
- a CDS encoding trans-aconitate 2-methyltransferase, with the protein MYSDTARAGTPTSTAPTAPTWDPQQYLRHAGHRTRPFLDLLNRIPELPTLPQTSSGGTPGARIADLGCGPGNVTALLADRWPNARITGFDLSPEMLHRADQEYAGPTAGGGRLDFHHADLASWLPDEPYDLIVSNAALQWVPSHPGSFGAWINGLRPGGTFAFQIPGNYRAPSHALLAEQCDTPRWRARLAGHGARYKHFLEPAEYLARFTELGCAADVWETTYHQLLQGPDPVLDWVKGTALRPVLTALGDDEEAVAAFLAEYRDRLREAYPTGPRGTVFPFRRIFAVARKEA; encoded by the coding sequence ATGTATTCCGATACCGCACGCGCCGGGACCCCCACGTCCACAGCGCCGACCGCACCCACCTGGGATCCCCAGCAGTACCTCCGGCACGCCGGACACCGCACCCGGCCCTTTCTCGACCTGCTGAACCGCATACCGGAACTCCCCACCCTCCCCCAGACTTCGTCCGGGGGGACCCCCGGCGCCCGCATCGCCGACCTCGGCTGCGGCCCCGGCAACGTCACCGCCCTCCTCGCCGACCGCTGGCCCAACGCCCGCATCACCGGCTTCGACCTGTCCCCGGAGATGCTCCACCGCGCGGACCAGGAATACGCGGGCCCCACCGCCGGCGGCGGCCGGCTCGACTTCCACCACGCGGACCTCGCCTCCTGGCTCCCCGACGAGCCCTACGACCTGATCGTGTCCAACGCCGCCCTCCAATGGGTCCCCAGCCACCCCGGCTCCTTCGGCGCCTGGATCAACGGCCTGCGCCCCGGCGGCACCTTCGCCTTCCAGATCCCCGGCAACTACCGGGCCCCCAGCCACGCCCTCCTCGCCGAACAGTGCGACACCCCGCGCTGGCGCGCCCGGCTCGCCGGCCACGGCGCCCGCTACAAGCACTTCCTCGAACCCGCCGAGTACCTCGCCCGGTTCACCGAACTGGGCTGCGCCGCCGACGTCTGGGAAACCACCTACCACCAACTGCTCCAAGGCCCCGACCCGGTGCTCGACTGGGTCAAGGGCACCGCCCTGCGGCCCGTCCTCACCGCCCTGGGCGACGACGAGGAGGCCGTCGCCGCTTTCCTCGCCGAGTACCGCGACCGGCTGCGCGAGGCCTACCCCACCGGGCCGCGCGGCACCGTCTTCCCCTTCCGCCGCATCTTCGCCGTCGCCCGCAAGGAGGCCTGA
- a CDS encoding ABC-F family ATP-binding cassette domain-containing protein, producing the protein MAVNLVNVEAVSKVYGTRTLLDGISLGVSEGDRIGVVGRNGDGKTTLIRMLAKLEDPDTGRVTQSGGLRMGVLTQHDSLDPKATIRHEIIRDMADHEWAGNSKIRDVLTGLFGGLDLPGFGQGLDTVIGPLSGGERRRIALAKLLIADQDLLILDEPTNHLDVEGISWLAKHLQERRSALVCVTHDRWFLDQVCTRMWDVQRGDVHEYEGGYSDYVFARAERDRIAATEESKRQNLMRKELAWLRRGAPARTSKPRYRIEAANELIADVPPPRDTSELMKFANARLGKTVFDLEDVSVHAGPKELLKHLTWHLGPGDRVGLVGVNGAGKTSLLRALAEAARTQGEIQPAAGKVTVGKTVRLAYLSQEVGELDPSLRVLEAVQRVRDRVDLGKGREMTAGQLCEQFGFTKEKQWTPVGDLSGGERRRLQILRLLMDEPNVLFLDEPTNDLDIETLTQLEDLLDGWPGSMIVISHDRFFIERTTDTVMALLGDASLRMLPRGLDEYLERRRRMIEAAAPAPAPAAAAAAKSTASGDSRAAKKELQKIERQLNKLSDRESNLHAQIAENSTDYDKVAKLDAELRELLSERDDLEMRWLELAEDAQ; encoded by the coding sequence ATGGCCGTCAATCTGGTCAATGTCGAGGCAGTCAGCAAGGTGTACGGCACACGTACCCTGCTCGACGGCATCTCCCTCGGCGTGTCCGAGGGGGACCGGATCGGTGTCGTCGGCCGCAACGGCGACGGAAAGACCACCCTCATCCGGATGCTCGCCAAGCTGGAGGACCCCGACACCGGGCGCGTCACCCAGTCCGGCGGCCTGCGCATGGGGGTCCTCACCCAGCACGACTCCCTCGATCCCAAGGCGACCATCCGCCACGAGATCATCCGGGACATGGCCGACCACGAATGGGCCGGCAACTCCAAGATCCGCGACGTCCTCACGGGCCTCTTCGGCGGACTCGACCTGCCCGGCTTCGGCCAGGGCCTCGACACCGTCATCGGCCCGCTCTCCGGCGGCGAGCGCCGCCGCATCGCGCTCGCCAAGCTGCTCATCGCCGACCAGGACCTCCTGATCCTCGACGAGCCCACCAACCACCTCGACGTCGAGGGCATCTCCTGGCTGGCCAAGCACCTCCAGGAACGCCGCTCCGCGCTCGTCTGCGTCACGCACGACCGCTGGTTCCTCGACCAGGTCTGCACCCGCATGTGGGACGTCCAGCGCGGTGACGTGCACGAGTACGAGGGCGGCTACAGCGACTACGTCTTCGCCCGCGCCGAGCGCGACAGGATCGCCGCCACCGAGGAGTCCAAGCGGCAGAACCTGATGCGCAAGGAGCTGGCCTGGCTGCGCCGCGGCGCCCCCGCCCGGACCTCCAAGCCGCGCTACCGCATCGAGGCCGCGAACGAGCTGATCGCCGACGTGCCGCCGCCGCGCGACACCTCCGAGCTGATGAAGTTCGCCAACGCCCGCCTCGGCAAGACCGTCTTCGACTTGGAAGACGTCAGCGTCCACGCCGGTCCGAAGGAACTGCTCAAGCACCTCACCTGGCACCTCGGCCCCGGCGACCGCGTCGGTCTCGTCGGGGTCAACGGCGCCGGCAAGACCTCCCTGCTGCGCGCCCTCGCCGAGGCCGCCCGCACCCAGGGCGAGATCCAGCCCGCTGCCGGCAAGGTCACCGTCGGCAAGACCGTCCGGCTCGCCTACCTCTCCCAGGAGGTCGGCGAACTCGACCCGTCCCTGCGGGTCCTGGAGGCCGTCCAGCGCGTCCGCGACCGCGTCGACCTCGGCAAGGGCCGCGAGATGACGGCGGGCCAGCTGTGCGAGCAGTTCGGCTTCACCAAGGAGAAGCAGTGGACGCCCGTCGGCGACCTCTCCGGTGGTGAGCGGCGCCGGCTGCAGATCCTGCGCCTGCTGATGGACGAGCCGAACGTCCTCTTCCTCGACGAGCCCACCAACGACCTCGACATCGAGACCCTCACCCAGCTGGAGGACCTCCTCGACGGCTGGCCCGGCTCGATGATCGTGATCTCCCACGACCGGTTCTTCATCGAGCGCACCACCGACACGGTGATGGCCCTGCTCGGCGACGCGAGCCTGCGGATGCTGCCGCGCGGCCTGGACGAGTACCTGGAGCGCCGCCGGCGGATGATCGAGGCCGCCGCCCCGGCACCCGCCCCGGCCGCCGCTGCCGCCGCGAAGTCCACCGCCTCGGGGGATTCGCGCGCCGCGAAGAAGGAACTCCAGAAGATCGAGCGGCAGCTGAACAAGCTCTCCGACCGCGAGAGCAACCTGCACGCGCAGATCGCCGAGAACTCCACCGACTACGACAAGGTCGCCAAGCTCGACGCGGAACTGCGGGAACTCCTCTCGGAGCGCGACGATTTGGAGATGCGCTGGCTGGAGCTCGCCGAGGACGCCCAGTAG
- a CDS encoding response regulator transcription factor, whose product MGVRVVVVDEHRLLAEALASALKLRGHRVLAAAAPAAGAADVVINRAPEVCLLGTASPAEPGVFEPIVRIKRERPQIAVVVLGPVPSPRGIAAAFAAGASGYVRQDERIEGVERALAKARAGEVAIAPQLLQGAFAELLNPAAQPDDEGSRLLRLLTPREVEVLVRVAEGEDTRLIAAGMEIAPSTARTHVQRVLMKLGVGSRLEAAALAARTGLLDRAVPVRQAGSAGQTGPAGQAGQG is encoded by the coding sequence ATGGGCGTACGGGTCGTGGTGGTCGACGAGCACCGGCTGCTGGCCGAGGCGCTCGCCTCTGCCCTGAAACTGCGCGGTCACCGGGTGCTGGCGGCCGCCGCCCCGGCCGCGGGCGCAGCCGACGTCGTCATCAACCGGGCCCCCGAGGTCTGCCTGCTGGGCACGGCGTCACCCGCCGAGCCCGGGGTCTTCGAACCCATCGTGCGGATCAAGCGGGAGCGCCCGCAGATCGCCGTCGTCGTCCTGGGCCCGGTGCCCAGCCCGCGCGGCATCGCCGCGGCCTTCGCCGCGGGCGCCTCGGGGTACGTACGGCAGGACGAGCGCATCGAGGGCGTGGAGCGCGCCCTGGCCAAGGCGCGGGCGGGGGAGGTGGCGATCGCCCCCCAGCTGCTCCAGGGGGCCTTCGCGGAGCTCCTGAACCCCGCGGCCCAGCCCGACGACGAGGGCAGCAGGCTGCTGCGGCTGCTGACCCCGCGGGAGGTGGAGGTGCTGGTCCGGGTCGCCGAGGGCGAGGACACCCGGCTGATCGCGGCCGGCATGGAGATCGCCCCGAGCACCGCCCGCACGCACGTGCAGCGGGTCCTGATGAAGCTGGGCGTGGGCTCACGGCTGGAGGCGGCCGCGCTGGCCGCCCGTACCGGCCTGCTGGACCGCGCGGTCCCGGTACGGCAGGCGGGATCGGCGGGGCAGACGGGGCCTGCGGGACAGGCGGGGCAGGGCTGA
- a CDS encoding outer membrane protein assembly factor BamB family protein: protein MTEPPQPPNQPPTPSGYGHLPGPPQPGTYGYPPQGANPYAQQPHPPQQPPTQPGYGYPPPPGIPGTPPPAPGMPPKKKLTLLIAASVASLLLLGGVGYVVFSGGDEDPKPPVAQESTPADGKPSASASVDKGDGSGNGSQEGDLNSGRKQGEDKVLWYKGIKIDGPGRGVDSVGQWVVGDTVVKSVWKSLTGYAVTDGKEKWTLPFPTAICASTPQTTADGKTVVMYRDGESDSASCTQMRVVDLKTGKEVWSKEVPKEGLFDIFTSPSVDITGDTVAISRGGNASAFKVSTGDKLFGSNQGEGCKPDSYTAGNGKMIALATCQDENRTVEVHGTDPVTGAKNWTFRLPAKFKVTSIYSVDPLVLDVGNEESKERSIIVVGPDGKQTATLSGEGTFPVGCGDTGIFRSLSTCSASVVDGNILYLPTKPAVGKANEIVAFDLTTGKAKWRTPAGDQRTIVPVKAENGQLIAYRKAEEDRGGEVLSIPAAGGTPTALLRHPSGPAAPVESSFRATKVDYVDGRFFISSSQLAAAGKEEKLLMVFGK from the coding sequence ATGACCGAGCCGCCCCAGCCGCCGAACCAGCCACCGACACCTTCGGGTTACGGGCACCTGCCCGGCCCGCCGCAGCCCGGTACGTACGGATATCCGCCGCAGGGTGCCAATCCGTACGCCCAGCAGCCCCATCCGCCCCAGCAGCCCCCGACGCAGCCCGGGTACGGCTACCCGCCGCCCCCCGGAATCCCCGGAACGCCGCCGCCCGCGCCCGGGATGCCGCCGAAGAAGAAGCTGACCCTGCTGATCGCCGCCTCGGTGGCCTCGCTGCTCCTCCTCGGAGGCGTCGGCTACGTCGTCTTCTCCGGGGGCGACGAGGACCCGAAGCCGCCCGTCGCGCAGGAGTCCACGCCCGCCGACGGCAAGCCCTCCGCGTCGGCTTCCGTGGACAAGGGCGACGGCAGCGGCAACGGCAGCCAGGAAGGCGACCTCAACTCCGGCCGCAAGCAGGGCGAGGACAAGGTCCTCTGGTACAAGGGCATCAAGATCGACGGGCCCGGCAGGGGCGTCGACTCCGTGGGCCAGTGGGTGGTCGGCGACACCGTCGTCAAGAGCGTCTGGAAGTCCCTCACCGGGTACGCGGTCACCGACGGCAAGGAGAAGTGGACCCTTCCCTTCCCCACCGCGATCTGCGCCTCCACCCCACAGACCACCGCCGACGGCAAGACGGTCGTCATGTACCGCGACGGCGAGTCGGACAGCGCCTCCTGCACCCAGATGCGCGTCGTCGACCTGAAGACGGGCAAGGAGGTCTGGTCGAAGGAGGTGCCAAAGGAGGGGCTCTTCGACATCTTCACCAGCCCCTCGGTGGACATCACCGGCGACACCGTCGCCATCAGCCGCGGCGGCAACGCCAGCGCCTTCAAGGTCAGCACCGGCGACAAGCTCTTCGGCAGCAACCAGGGCGAGGGCTGCAAGCCCGACTCCTACACGGCCGGCAACGGCAAGATGATCGCCCTCGCCACCTGCCAGGACGAGAACCGCACCGTCGAGGTCCACGGCACCGACCCGGTCACCGGGGCGAAGAACTGGACCTTCCGGCTCCCCGCGAAGTTCAAGGTCACCAGCATCTACTCGGTGGACCCGCTCGTCCTCGACGTCGGCAACGAGGAGAGCAAGGAGCGCTCCATCATCGTCGTCGGCCCCGACGGGAAGCAGACCGCCACCCTCTCCGGCGAGGGCACCTTCCCCGTCGGCTGCGGCGACACCGGCATCTTCCGGTCCCTGTCGACCTGCAGCGCCTCGGTCGTCGACGGCAACATCCTCTACCTGCCCACCAAGCCCGCCGTCGGCAAGGCGAACGAGATCGTCGCCTTCGACCTGACCACCGGCAAGGCCAAGTGGCGCACCCCGGCCGGAGACCAGCGCACCATCGTGCCGGTCAAGGCCGAGAACGGGCAGCTGATCGCCTACCGCAAGGCCGAGGAGGACAGGGGCGGCGAGGTCCTCTCCATCCCGGCCGCCGGCGGCACCCCCACCGCGCTCCTGCGCCACCCCTCGGGCCCCGCCGCTCCGGTCGAGAGCTCCTTCCGCGCCACGAAGGTCGACTACGTGGACGGACGGTTCTTCATCTCCAGCAGCCAGTTGGCGGCCGCGGGCAAGGAAGAGAAGCTCCTGATGGTCTTCGGCAAGTGA
- a CDS encoding TetR/AcrR family transcriptional regulator — MMGDVAIDGSNSSSDKPRRGRRVRMTGAERRQQLLDIGRTLFAEKGFEGTSVEEIAAKAGVSKPVVYEHFGGKEGLYAVVVDREMRQLLDGVTGALTAGHPRELLEQAAFALLDYIESYTDGFRILVRDSPVAQSTGTFASLISDIATQVEDILGLEFKARGFDPKLAPLYAQALVGMVALTGQWWLDVRKPKKAEVAAHLVNLAWHGLDGLESKPHLVGRRKN, encoded by the coding sequence ATGATGGGGGACGTGGCGATCGACGGCAGCAATTCCAGCAGCGACAAGCCCAGGCGCGGCCGCCGGGTCCGGATGACGGGCGCGGAGCGGCGTCAGCAACTGCTGGACATCGGCCGGACGCTGTTCGCCGAGAAGGGCTTCGAGGGCACTTCGGTGGAGGAGATCGCGGCGAAGGCCGGGGTGTCCAAGCCGGTGGTGTACGAGCACTTCGGCGGCAAGGAGGGCCTGTACGCGGTCGTCGTGGACCGGGAGATGCGCCAGCTGCTGGACGGGGTGACGGGCGCTCTGACGGCCGGGCACCCGCGGGAGCTGCTGGAGCAGGCGGCGTTCGCCCTGCTGGACTACATCGAGTCCTATACGGACGGCTTCCGGATCCTGGTGCGCGATTCCCCGGTCGCGCAGTCGACCGGCACCTTCGCCTCGCTGATCAGTGACATCGCCACGCAGGTCGAGGACATTCTGGGTCTGGAGTTCAAGGCCCGGGGCTTCGACCCGAAGCTGGCCCCGCTGTACGCGCAGGCGCTGGTGGGGATGGTGGCGCTGACCGGGCAGTGGTGGCTGGACGTGCGCAAGCCGAAGAAGGCGGAGGTGGCGGCTCATCTGGTGAACCTGGCCTGGCACGGCCTGGACGGGCTGGAGTCGAAGCCGCACCTGGTGGGGCGCCGCAAGAACTGA
- a CDS encoding MarR family winged helix-turn-helix transcriptional regulator, which translates to MEDEVDRLVAAWRRERPDLDVEPLEVLSRVSRLARHLDRARRLAFSEHGLEPWEFDVLTSLRRAGAPYQLSPGQLLTQTLVTSGTMTNRIDRLAKKGLVERLPDPSDRRGVLVRLTPEGRDRADQALAGLLAQERAILAQLSQNERVDLAGLLRQLTAPFDNIPG; encoded by the coding sequence ATGGAGGACGAGGTCGACCGACTGGTAGCGGCATGGCGCCGGGAGCGCCCTGACCTCGACGTGGAACCGCTTGAGGTACTGAGCCGCGTCAGCAGGCTCGCGCGCCACCTCGACCGGGCCCGCAGGCTGGCCTTCTCCGAGCACGGCCTGGAGCCTTGGGAGTTCGACGTCCTCACCTCCCTGCGCCGCGCCGGAGCGCCCTACCAGCTTTCCCCCGGCCAGCTCCTGACGCAGACCCTGGTCACCTCCGGCACCATGACCAACCGCATCGACCGGCTCGCCAAGAAGGGCCTCGTCGAACGGCTCCCGGACCCCAGCGACCGCCGGGGGGTCCTCGTGCGGCTCACCCCCGAGGGCCGCGACCGCGCCGACCAGGCCCTGGCCGGCCTGCTGGCCCAGGAGCGGGCGATCCTCGCCCAGCTCTCGCAGAACGAGCGGGTCGATCTCGCCGGGCTGCTACGCCAGTTGACCGCTCCGTTCGACAACATCCCCGGCTAG
- the galE gene encoding UDP-glucose 4-epimerase GalE gives MHKYLVTGGAGYVGSVVAAHLLEAGHEVTVLDDLSTGFREGIPAGATFIEGRIQDAARYVDSSFDAVLHFAASSQVGESVVNPGKYWENNVGGTLALLAAMREAGVGKLVFSSTAATYGEPTEGLLTEASVTAPTNPYGASKLAVDHMIAGECVAHGLAAVSLRYFNVAGAYGEFGERHTPETHLIPLVLQVALGERESISVYGEDYPTPDGTCVRDYIHVADLAEAHLAALEHATAGEHLICNLGNGSGFSVREVVETVRKVTGHEIPEVVAPRRAGDPAKLVASARTAHERLGWTPSRSDLTGIITDAWNFARRDAS, from the coding sequence ATGCACAAATACCTGGTGACCGGCGGCGCGGGATACGTCGGCAGCGTGGTCGCGGCCCACCTGCTGGAAGCCGGCCACGAGGTGACCGTCCTCGACGACCTCAGCACCGGCTTCCGCGAGGGGATCCCGGCGGGCGCCACCTTCATCGAGGGCCGGATCCAGGACGCGGCACGGTACGTGGACTCCTCCTTCGACGCGGTGCTGCACTTCGCGGCCTCCTCGCAGGTCGGCGAGTCCGTGGTGAACCCGGGCAAGTACTGGGAGAACAACGTCGGCGGCACCCTCGCCCTGCTGGCCGCGATGCGCGAGGCCGGTGTGGGCAAGCTGGTGTTCTCCTCCACCGCGGCGACCTACGGCGAGCCGACGGAGGGCCTGCTGACGGAGGCCTCGGTGACCGCGCCGACCAACCCGTACGGCGCCTCGAAGCTGGCCGTGGACCACATGATCGCGGGGGAGTGCGTGGCGCACGGCCTGGCAGCGGTGTCCCTGCGCTACTTCAACGTGGCCGGTGCCTACGGGGAGTTCGGTGAGCGGCACACCCCCGAGACCCACCTGATCCCGCTGGTGCTCCAGGTCGCGCTGGGCGAGCGGGAGTCGATCTCGGTGTACGGCGAGGACTACCCGACCCCGGACGGCACCTGCGTGCGCGACTACATCCACGTCGCCGACCTCGCGGAAGCCCACCTGGCGGCGCTGGAGCACGCCACCGCGGGCGAGCACCTGATCTGCAACCTGGGCAACGGCAGCGGGTTCTCGGTGCGCGAGGTCGTCGAGACGGTCCGCAAGGTGACCGGCCACGAGATCCCCGAGGTCGTCGCCCCGCGCCGGGCCGGCGACCCGGCGAAGCTGGTGGCCTCCGCGCGGACCGCGCACGAGCGCCTGGGCTGGACCCCGAGCCGCTCGGACCTCACCGGCATCATCACCGACGCGTGGAACTTCGCGCGCAGGGACGCCTCCTGA
- a CDS encoding response regulator transcription factor, whose translation MARIRVLVVDDHRIFAESLAAALAAEPDVDVSAAGSGPAALRCLERAVAEGRRFDVLLVDADLAAAAGPGAAAGAGAPGGVPVQRESGSGSAPPGPDGIALVATVRVAHPGVRTVVLAERDDPRRAAHALQAGASGWVAKDCSLSRLLAVVRGVLREETHLPPALLTGVLRELTAARKHRTDSERLVESLTPREHEVLRCMVAGLGRKDVAARLFLSPHTVRTHMQNVLGKLGVHSTLAAVALARRAGVRPADLGLAGDVVERSGQLA comes from the coding sequence GTGGCTCGTATCCGGGTTCTCGTCGTCGACGATCACCGCATCTTCGCCGAATCGCTCGCAGCCGCGCTCGCGGCCGAGCCGGACGTGGACGTGTCCGCGGCCGGCAGCGGTCCCGCCGCCCTGCGCTGCCTCGAACGTGCGGTGGCCGAGGGCCGCCGCTTCGACGTCCTGCTGGTCGACGCCGATCTGGCCGCCGCGGCCGGACCCGGGGCCGCGGCGGGCGCCGGCGCCCCGGGCGGCGTGCCCGTCCAGCGGGAGTCGGGCTCCGGGTCCGCGCCGCCGGGCCCGGACGGCATCGCCCTGGTCGCCACGGTGCGAGTCGCGCACCCCGGGGTGCGCACGGTCGTCCTCGCCGAGCGCGACGACCCCCGCCGGGCCGCGCACGCGCTGCAGGCCGGGGCCTCGGGCTGGGTGGCCAAGGACTGCTCGCTCTCGCGGCTGCTGGCCGTGGTCCGGGGGGTGCTGCGCGAGGAGACCCACCTGCCGCCCGCACTGCTCACCGGGGTGCTGCGCGAGCTGACGGCCGCGCGCAAGCACCGGACGGACAGCGAGCGGCTGGTCGAGTCGCTGACCCCGCGCGAGCACGAGGTGCTGCGCTGCATGGTGGCCGGGCTGGGCCGCAAGGACGTTGCGGCGCGGCTGTTCCTGTCCCCGCACACCGTCCGCACGCACATGCAGAACGTGCTGGGGAAGCTGGGCGTGCACTCCACCCTGGCCGCGGTGGCCTTGGCCCGGCGGGCGGGCGTACGGCCGGCGGACCTGGGGCTAGCCGGGGATGTTGTCGAACGGAGCGGTCAACTGGCGTAG
- a CDS encoding outer membrane protein assembly factor BamB family protein — MSTPPPPSQPPSGGFGAPQDPPKGGFAPPPPVPPAPPQQPPTQPVTQPAQPPAGQPPAGQAAYGYPQPGPGYGYPQQPGPATTPMYAPQPPAGGPAGGNDKRTQLMIVGSALLAIVLIVGGGLWYTSGDGGTGGGTQNTATGDPSASTGNDKPQEAGPAVEKAPGNPKSKPLFHLPSPQPAEQVETEGSWITDTTYVKSDVSKVVGYNLVDGAKKWEIPLAGEICGATKHVSQNKSAILFKAGQPTAENKYLPCTEVGVIDLEAGKLVWSGNAKSTSGGDRPASLREVTISGNTVAAADISIGGAAWNLADGKSLWLPKVDAEQCRDTGYAGGEALAVIRKCGQSPNYTLYAQILDPTTGAPKASYKLSPGIDYAGIVSTKPLVVAADVGDTAKNATGVSDLFVVDDKGELKARISVASGNFDGKCAATEVEKCTAMVVGNGKLYLPSTEHQGQESSIGRTNELLSFDLTTGKQTSDRADAGEGYQLTPLRMDGPNIIAYKEPPYDKGAQVVSIDGKTMKETLLMENPAEKTGQRIESPFSPDYSEYRYHNGKLFISRTSVRKPYSDKSDPEHLFVSFTAS; from the coding sequence ATGAGTACCCCGCCGCCCCCCAGCCAGCCGCCGTCCGGCGGTTTCGGAGCGCCGCAGGATCCCCCCAAGGGCGGGTTCGCCCCGCCGCCGCCCGTACCGCCGGCGCCTCCGCAGCAGCCCCCGACGCAGCCCGTGACCCAGCCGGCGCAGCCGCCGGCCGGGCAGCCTCCCGCCGGGCAGGCCGCGTACGGGTACCCGCAGCCGGGGCCCGGTTACGGCTACCCGCAGCAGCCCGGGCCGGCCACCACGCCGATGTACGCGCCCCAGCCCCCGGCGGGCGGCCCGGCCGGCGGCAACGACAAGCGCACCCAGCTGATGATCGTCGGCTCGGCCCTGCTGGCCATCGTCCTCATCGTCGGCGGCGGCCTCTGGTATACCTCCGGCGACGGCGGCACCGGCGGCGGCACGCAGAACACCGCGACCGGCGACCCCAGCGCCTCCACGGGCAACGACAAGCCCCAGGAGGCCGGGCCCGCCGTCGAGAAGGCGCCCGGGAACCCCAAGTCGAAGCCGCTGTTCCACCTGCCGAGCCCGCAGCCGGCCGAGCAGGTCGAAACCGAGGGCTCGTGGATCACCGACACGACCTACGTGAAGTCCGACGTGTCCAAGGTCGTCGGCTACAACCTGGTCGACGGCGCCAAGAAGTGGGAGATCCCGCTCGCGGGCGAGATCTGCGGAGCGACCAAACACGTCAGCCAGAACAAGTCGGCGATCCTCTTCAAGGCCGGCCAGCCGACGGCCGAGAACAAGTACCTGCCGTGCACCGAGGTCGGCGTCATCGACCTGGAGGCCGGCAAGCTCGTCTGGTCCGGCAACGCCAAGAGCACCAGCGGCGGTGACCGGCCGGCGAGCCTGCGCGAGGTCACCATCAGCGGCAACACCGTGGCCGCCGCCGACATCTCCATCGGCGGCGCCGCCTGGAACCTCGCAGACGGCAAGTCCCTGTGGCTCCCCAAGGTCGACGCCGAGCAGTGCCGCGACACCGGCTACGCGGGCGGCGAGGCCCTCGCCGTCATCCGCAAGTGCGGCCAGAGCCCCAACTACACCCTGTACGCGCAGATCCTCGACCCGACGACCGGCGCGCCCAAGGCCTCGTACAAGCTCTCCCCGGGCATCGACTACGCCGGCATCGTCTCCACCAAGCCGCTGGTCGTCGCCGCCGACGTCGGCGACACCGCGAAGAACGCCACCGGCGTCAGCGACCTCTTCGTCGTCGACGACAAGGGCGAGCTGAAGGCGCGCATCTCCGTCGCCTCCGGCAACTTCGACGGCAAGTGCGCGGCCACCGAGGTCGAGAAGTGCACGGCCATGGTCGTCGGCAACGGCAAGCTCTACCTGCCCTCCACCGAGCACCAGGGCCAGGAGAGCAGCATCGGCCGCACCAACGAGCTGCTCTCCTTCGACCTGACGACGGGCAAGCAGACCAGCGACCGCGCCGACGCCGGTGAGGGCTACCAGCTCACCCCGCTGCGCATGGACGGGCCGAACATCATCGCCTACAAGGAGCCCCCGTACGACAAGGGCGCCCAGGTCGTCAGCATCGACGGCAAGACGATGAAGGAAACCCTCCTCATGGAGAACCCGGCGGAGAAGACGGGCCAGCGCATCGAGTCCCCCTTCTCGCCGGACTACTCCGAATACCGCTACCACAACGGGAAGCTCTTCATCTCCCGCACGTCGGTCCGCAAGCCGTACTCGGACAAGTCCGACCCGGAGCACCTCTTCGTCTCCTTCACCGCGAGCTGA